AATTCTTGTCATATTGTCACAGTGAACACCTCCTTCTGAACAAAAGTGTGTTCCCAACTGTGGAGCACAATGGGCCTCAAGTCCTATGTATTGATCGCCTTCCACATGTGGAACCCCTGACTGAGATGCCCACATGTAGGGAGAGCACAGCTTTGGAGTCAGGGTCCATCATGCCTAGCCGAGTGCAGAATTCAGCCTAAGCCACTTATATAAAGGGAACTGTAACTATTAAGAGTAAATTAAGGGACCTAATTCACCATAACCTATTTGTTGGGGCTAATTGAAGAGCTGAAGTGACCTAACTTGCCAACTTTTCATTTGCTGGAGGACCAGTGTGACTGACACTTTCTCAGTGAACATTGCCTTGATTCAAAACAAAGGGTAGACATGTGTGGGGAGAGTCTCTTTCCTGAGTCCAGCATGGAGCTAGAGTGAGTATATGTACACAAGCTGGGAATGgctcccagctccaagtgtagatggaGCAGtcctgtttatttatttatagggtTGGGGCCTGGAAGAAAAATGAGAGGAAAGAGCCACTCAGACtcattttcctttcagttttactGTTTATTTTTGGGGGGCAAAGTAGAGGATGTGTGGCTCCCTCACATCTGTGACCGGCTGGGGGTACCAGAATTCACTGCAGGAATGtacatggaatttttttttccagttgagtATCAAATAGCTTAGCTGCAAATTGAAATTACCCAGCATTCCCAAGGTACAAAGTGAACCGAGCAAATTGGTAGCTATCTTTTCCTCCCCTGTTCCTTCAGTGCCTCTAATAAAATCCTCACCTGGTAGCTGGTTGGTCTGCAGGTGTTGTTTTATCATTTCAGACTATTCTTCACCCCTTATGCCTGAAATATCCCCCTTCCTTGAAGTACAGAAGATGCTTCATATCTGAACTCATTAAAAAGGTAGTGTTGGGATTATATATTGCTTGGCACTCTTTTTCCATTCAACCTGTTATTAAAAGTAACTTGAAAATATGTTTTTTGCAGTATTGGCCCAGGCTCGGCTGATCATTTGTTATAACAAAAATTAGCATTAAATGCATATGTTATGGTTAAAGATGGAATAAATGGTATTTGACTATGTGTTCATTGCCTGTGTTTCATTAATAATATCTGGAGATCTGAAGTTCTTCACTGatctctcttctctttcccacAGCATGAGTCCGTAGCAACCGAACCCCTGGATGAATTGTATGATGTACTAGcagatattttaaataaagaagaATCTACCAACTGTTATAAAAGCTACTTACTGGTAAAAGCTAATATCTTCATTGTTATATGTCCTTTTTTATCGTTTAAACTGAGCCataattggtttaaaaataaaacccagaaaCCCTAAGTGTAAAATACTTACCTTCTCCCAGACGCTAATGTTGATTTAAAATTGTGAAATGTGGTGGCCGTGCCAATGCATCTTTCTTTCCCTGCGTGTGTCTTCTAGCCCACAGGAGACTCTGTTACACTTTCTGAGACGGTGGCAATAATCTCACAGGGAACCACAGGACTAGTAACGTGGGATGCTGCTCTTTATCTTGCTGAATGGGCAATAGAGAATTCTGCCATTTTCAGTAACAGGTAATGGAGCTCTAGTTACATGAAATCACAGCTAGAAAACTGGGGGAACAGAGTTAACTTAAATGTTTTCATTCATATTATAAATGAGTTACACGACAGTAGTTTGACATTATACTATATATGCCCCTAATATAACTAAGAACTGTAacaatgcatatttttaaaatcctagacAAAAACTCCAACTCAGGTATCCATAACCctcaggggagaggggggcagtaTTAATTTCCCTTGTCCAAAACACTTTTAAATCATAAAATACTTGGCAGTCCAAGGAGGTATAACTAGGAGGATAGTATGAAATTTAACAAGATAACATTCTAGTCTGGATATATGCATAATATACCGCAGGGCACAGTCCTGTATTGGTCCCCAGGAGATGTTAATTTTATTCACATTTTCACTCTCTAATTGCTATTATTATAATTGAATCCTAATTATTTTTCATTCCTGATACTTATTTGAAGCAAAGACTGGAATCTGGATAGTTTATTCAAGAATCACTGAAATCATTTAAAGCTAGTTTCGCTCTTAGGTGCATATATTTCTATTGGTTTTGATTCCGTAACTGAATCTTGTTAGATCCATGTGTAAATACTGATTTTAATCCATTAACCTTCAGGACTGTCTTGGAATTAGGAAGTGGGATTGGCCTCACAGGAATTGCAATCTGTAAAACCTGTAATCCTAAGGCATATGTGTTTAGTGACTACCATCACTGTGTTCTTGAGCAACTGAGAGAAAACATCCATTTAAATGGCTTTGTTCTGGAGTCTGAAACTGAGAATCACACCAAAATGCAATCCCAAAGCCAGAGGGCAGAAGTGATGGATTTACAAGGACCAAAAATAACAGTTGCAGAACTTGACTGGGATTCTGTTGCAGAGGAACAACTTTCAGCGCTTCAAGCTGATGTTGTCATTGCAGCAGGTACAGTACATTTCTGATCGCATCTCACTGTGATGAAATAACAATagaaatgcaaaaataataattactgaACTTTATTCAGTCAAGATGACTGGTCAGTCAACTACAAATTCTGAAATGTGAGGGGTGTAATTCTGCCTTATTTTACCATCCTGTCTTCATCTCAATATTCAGTGGTTGTTTACTCATCCTTGAAAAGcaatttatttctcttttgtcACTTCTTCTGTTTTAAAATTGGAGGTGAATTCCATGTTTCCAGAGCACCGCTGGCTGGCACTCTCAGCAAGGATAGTGCATATTAAAGAAATTTTACTTTTACAGCACTTGCTCATCTGATAATGTTAAGGAGTTTAATAGTAAATCTAATAATACTAAGTCTAACAATAccaggggcttgtctagacaaaGTGTGTGGCAAGCGGGGGTGGAAATCTACAACATGCACTTACTGTGTCCCTACTaccacacactaaaagttcccaagTGAGCTTTGATGTACCCCGGTTTCAAAGTCAAATACAGCGAAGTGAACTACAGAACTTTTAATGTGTGGTAGCAAAGTCCACATGGCTAGAGGGCAGCACACTCTGTGCAATGTGGAGTCACATGTCACCTTGCCACACACCAACTGTTCTTCTAGACAAGCTCCAGAACTGCACAGATGTAGCTGAAGGCAGAATTTCAGCCCATTTTTTGGGTGAGTGTGAACTAAGCAAGCTGCTTAAGAGTTCAGGTGAGGTGCTGAAAGGTGTGTGAGGACTGATACAATGTATCACGTGTAGACCATTAGCCATAAAAAGATGTTTATTCCATAAAAGTAATGATCAGATATCTAATCCATTACACAGGGCTCTGAAAACGGCCTAACTTGAGCTCATAAAAACAAGGAAATTTAAAGTTTAGGATAAAGTGTTATGCTCGGTATGTCTAGATAGCACAGTTCATATTTTTATTAGGTTAAATCCAGTATGACTGATCTCTTTGACCATTGGCCCATACACAGGTCTTGGCTTTTGGGTGCCCTAGTTGTACATCACAGGGATTATACTGAAGTGACCAACTCCTGAACATCAGGGCTCATAACAAAGACCAGTAGAAAATTGCAGAATCAGAATGTTAATTTGTGAGATTGACACTTGTGATACTTCAAGGGGCagtttttacattgtttcatCAGGGTTTCCACCCTTAGAAATTATTCCAGAGTCAACCAACTGTAATTTAACTCCTGGCCTTTGCAATGAGGTGTTGCAATGTGAGCTGCTTTCAATTCAGTTGCAACCAGAGAAGGCCAAATCTGTAAAATCCACATATGCAGACCATTTTTCCCCCTTCACCAGCACGGTAGTAAGGGTTAAATATAAAGatcccattgcaggatcaggacctaattaTCTTTTTACTTATTTGTGCACCAGCTTCACTGAAGGGCAATTCAGTAAAGTGGAGAGGTCTCTTTaaacaaacactttttaaaaatcctttgatAGTTGGAATCTGGAGTCAACCTCTTCACCCACCAGCATTAAAGCAATCTTTAAAACAGGTGACAGTCCATCCGTACCAGCACTCTCTCTCGCCTCAGGTACGCACACTTGCAGGCCCCACCAGCCACCACAGCAGTTCTTTCAACCCAATGCCACTCCAGTCAAGGCTCTATCGGTTCACAGGGTTATCACCTCACCCCGCCCAAACGTCAACAGAAAGTCCATGAGGAATAACATGAAACAGCCTCATGTGATTCCTTTTCACCCATTGTTTGTCCCAGCCTTTCCGCAGACTTCTACTCTTCTTCTCCCTGAAGGGAGGACACTAGCTCTTTGATAGGCCCAGGGCCTTTGCTTCCTGGCATCTTCTTATCAAAATAAACCTTTAATAGTCTGCCATCCAACATGAACTCCTAAAAGCTCAGCCATGCCAGAACCCCATCTCCAGCCAGGTCTATCTCTAGTGCCAAGGAGAACTAGCCAAATCCTGCTTGTTTTATATTATCTTCTCAGGCCAGCTCTACGCTACAGAcctaggtcagtataactacatcgctctagggtgtgaaaaatccacacccctgagcaacatagttataccaacccactccccccccccccgtagacAGTGCTACATCAACAGGAAAGCTTCTGCCGTCAACATAACTACTGCCTTtcaggaaggtggattaactacgctgatgggagacgctttcccattggcataggagtgtcttcactgaagagctacagcaatgcagctgcaccagtgcagcgtTTTAAGTATAGGCCTACCCTCAGTCTCCACCCCAGCTGAGTGTAATAAATGACTCGTCAATCACAGGTACATTCCCTCTGGTCTATATGGGCTCTCCTGAGGAGCTGGTCCCTAGTCATAGGGGCTGGTCCTGGTTCCCTTTTTAAAGGGCCATGTTCCCATAATACAGGTCAAATTCTCATCTTAAATTACTTGACCGTGCCTCCATTTaatccttttattttgtttttagtctgctttttgttttgtttataaatataCAAACCCTTTCCTTTTTATGTAGATGTGGTGTATGATCCCCAGATAATTTTATCCCTTATCGGTGTCCTGCAGCAACTTTCCATTTCCAAAACTGCTGGAAAACCACCTGAGATCTACATTGCCTTCACAGTTCGTAATCCAGACACTTATCACCTCTTCCAGACTGAACTCGGTAAGAGTTATGCTGTATATATGCCATAATAGGTTTGCACTTCTTCCCAGTTACTTAATCTTGTTACAGAGCTGAAGACAGCCATCTTTGATGGTGGGCATTGCTTTAGTTAAGGTTCCAATACACCAGCTGAATCCTGTGGGGTCTGAATAGGAGCAACGGTCTGCCCCCCATAGAGCTGATTTCAGGAACGGGGCCTCTTTTTACTGTGTCCTAATGAGACTAATATTTGCTACATTGCCTCCTCAAAATGAATTGCAAGCTTGGTGACCACTAGCCAAGCAGATAACGAGGGTTGTTAACAACAGTAAATAATCATCTGTGCTCTAATGTTGTACAGGTAACATTCCAGCTGAAGCCTAAAACTGAGGTTTTGACCATATAGACAGGGTCAGATACAATTAAactgtgggcggggggagggagatgtTTGGGATTTCCCTCACAGCATCCTCAAAAATCTAGACTTCTACAGAATACAAGCTGGATGTGTGGTCCTTCAGAAGTGGGTAATTAATAAAATGATGCTGAATATATGGCACAAGCATATAGTAGAAATCTCTTTAAATTACTTACCGTGAATATTTGTGTCTCTTGCTTTCACCGCCTACTAATGATCCATTATTACAAGATTTGGCACACAGTAGTATGTATGTTTTGTATTTTACTAAGCAGAAGAGtgattgtttttatttctgtttctccCTCCAGATAAAGTTGGGATCGGATGGCAGGTTGTTCCTACTCACACAAAGAACCTTTTCCTATATGACCTGCATTCAAACATAACTCTTCTAAAATTACTTGCGTAGACTTTGTAAATCCAATATTACTACTAGACATTTTGACAGACTAAGCATAAGATCTATCATGATCATGACAATGATCTTGAATTCTGGACATGTACTTGAGTGGCAGACTCAGAAAGCAAGTTTAAGCTCTGTACATTGTCAGTGTGTTTTAGGCCACAATGCTGCAATTGATAGTGGGTGGGTGGACAGCCTCACCTGTGTGCAGCCCTGCTGCCTCCAGTGTGGTTCCTTGGGAGTCCATAGGTTGTCAGTTGCAGGAATGGGGCCTTATTCAGACTGAGATTTTACTCTTCCAGAGGGCACAAGGAGGTAAACTGTAGTGTTTCTATGGTGTTGTGATATGCACACATTGGAAATAAGTTTTGTGACACCAAAAATAATGACTCTCTTCCCGGCACGGTGAAATAGAGCAATGAACAATTTAAGTTTATATATTAAAGAATAGTTTATATTTGCTATTGTTTTTGAGCCATGATCTGTTCGTTCAGACTTTCTGCAGTGCTTGTCGTCCTCTCACAACTCAAATAATAGAATAGCTACAATAAATGCATTGCTGTTTCTACAGTGCCATAGGTTTGCCTGGTTTGAAATATAAGTCAGGGCGTCAGATTCTGATGTAAATCAGAACTAGCTCCTATTTTACACTGGTGGACATGTgctcagaatctagccctggggCTCAGTCCTGTGCGGCATGGTGTTCTCTTGGGAAACACGGAGCAGCatcagctctcactgaagttgaTGAGTTTTAGACTGTTCAGCAACTTGGAGCTTCAAGCCACATATTAGACATAACACACCTGAGGAGTCAAACAAACAGCAGGGGATGAGGGAAAGAGAAGGGCAGCGTTTGAATAGAGTCAGAgccatttatttgttttgttgtaGGTGGGTCATATTGGTTCCAGTTGGGGATGGGAAGGAAAGTTAGAGCAGGATGGGAATGGAGTAAGTTTGGCTATAGAAGGCCCATTGGAAGCAGGAGTTCCAAACAGGGGCTATGCAGGAGAGTGAGGACATTTTGCCTATGAGAAGATGGAGACTGTGCCAGACTCATGGGGAGGGGGCACACGGGGGTTAACATGACTGAGGGGCAGGTAGGTCTATCTTTGGAAGTatcctattttaaaattctatgatCATATAGACAATAAGAAGATCCCATTTCCTTTGCACCACACCAGAAGATGGACAGATAGTGGACTCAGTGAGCCTCCTCCTACTAATGGGAACTAGGTcaaaagaatacattttcagcagGGAACACTTAAACACATACAAAATTTAAGTGCCAACAATATATTTCCCTCCACTACCCAGCCTCCCAAATCTGCTGCTCCCAAGGAGAATAGACAGACCCTTCAGCATTCCCTAAAGATCACCAAACATGGGCTACATGGGTCTCAGGGGAAGGAGCAAATTCTAAAAGCAACAGCCCCTCCTGGAGAATGCCCTCCAGCAGCACTTAGAGGGTCCATTTAGGATCAAGACCccgttgtgttaggtgctgtacaaaattttacaacaaaaatatttaaaaatctattcAACCTTTGCGTCCCTTCCAGGACCAGCGTTGCAGGTTCAGCAATTCCCCTCCTGTCGCAGATGGCATCACAAATATGGGGTAAAGAACGAAGCACCTTTCCCCAGCAGCAGGCGTAAGACATGCCTTCTCCCATTGTCATGGAAACCAAAACCCTCAACAAGGGATTCAGCAGATAGCATTTCagttccattttaaatatttactgtCCTGAGAAATGGTTACAGTGACTGCACCTCAGGGAATTCTCTTGTGATTAGTTACGGCTTTTAAGATCCTTGATTGCTGGCAATGGCTTcacctcagccctggtctacaagAGGGCGGGGGAtagatctaagttacgcaacttcagctatgtgaataatgtagctgaagtcaatgtacttaaatcgacttaccgtggtgtcttcacttcagtgagtcgactgctgccgctcccgcATCggctctgcctgcgcctcttgcggcactagagtacaggagtcaacgagagagtgctcgggggtcgatttatcgtgtctagactagacacgctaaatcaatccctgctggatcgatcgctgcccgccgatctggcaggtagtgaagacataccctcagaaaGCTGTTTACGCTCCTTTCTCAAAACTTAAGCTGATACGCACAGATGGAAAGTTGAATCCAGGAAGGAGATAAAAAGGGATAAAACATATCACTGAGTGGGGCAGTAAACACTTATCTTCAAGCTCTCTCACACCCCAAATTTAAAATCAGCTTTGCTGTTGTCTATCATGCTGGGATCTTCTATTGGAAATCCCCATCTGGAACCTTTCACCACTACATtctctcaaaaagaaaacacTGACAAATGGAGGACATGAATGATATGAAGAAACATTTCGCTCttgacacttttttctttttaaaataaagtatgtaTCAACTCCACCCAGACTCTAATCTTCCACACTTCAGGAtactgttatatatatatatgcacatataCCGGCAAAAAAACACCAACAAGAAGAGTGCTTGAGCCTGTTTGTAGGAAGAGACATTCCAAACCTGGAAGAGAAAACCATTTGAAGACCTGGCCAGAGGGTTTTTATAgacctatcatatccccccttagtcatctcttttccaagctgaaatcacagtcttattaatctctcctcatatggcagccgttccataaccctaatcatttttgttgcccttttctgaaccttttccaattccaatatatcttctttgagatggggcgaccacatctgcacacagtgttcaagatgcgggcataccatggatttatatagcggcaatatgatattttctgtctcattatctatccctttcttaatgattcccaacattctgttcgcttttttgactgccgctgcacattgagtggatgttttcagagaactatccacaatgactccaagatctctttcttgagtggtaacagcaaatttaaacctcatcattttgtatgtatagttgggattatgttttccaatgtgcattactttgcatttatcaacactgaatttcatctgccattttgttgcccagttacacagttttgagagatccttttgtagctcttcgaagtctgcctgggacttaactattttgagcaattttgtatcatctgcaaattttgccacctcactatttactcctttttccagataatttatgcatatattgaataggactgggcccagtacagatctctgggggacaccactatttgcctctctccattctgaaaactgaccatttaattcctaccctttatcttttaaccagttaccaatccatgagaggaccttccctcttatcccatgacagcttactttacataagagcctttggtgagggaccttgtaaaaggctttctgaaaatttaaatacactatatccactggatcccctttgtccacatgcttgttgacccccctcaaagaattctagtagattgatgaggcatgatttccctttacaaaagccatgttgactcttccccaacaaattatgttcatctaggtgtctgacaattttgttctttactatagtttcaaccggtttgcccggtactgaagtcaggcttactggcctgtagttgccgggatcacctctggagccctttttaaaaattggcgtcacattagctatcctccagtcatttggtacagaagctgatttaaatgataggttacaggctacagttaaaagaaaaggagtacttgtgtcaccttagagactaacaaatttatttgagcataagctttcgtgagctacagctcacttcatcggatgcattcagtggaaaaatgcattccactgaatgcatccgatgaagtgagctgtagctcacgaaagcttatgctcaaataaattggctagtctctaaggtaccacaagtactccttttctttttgcggatacagactaacacggctgctactctgaagactacagttagtagttctgcaatttcacatttgagttccttcagaactcttgggtgaataccacctgGTCCTGGAGACacatcaatttgtttcaaaacctcctctaatgacacctcaatctgagacagttcctcagatatgtcacctaaaaacaatggctcaggtttgggaatctccctcacatcctcagctgtgaagactgatgcaaagaattcatttagtttctcctcagTGGCCTTACTGTCCTTGAGTGcgcctttagcatctcaattgtccagtggccccactggttgtttagcaggcttcctgcttctgatgtacttaaaaaaaatttgctattactttttgagtctttggctagctgttcctcaaattcttttttggcctccctaattatatttttacatttaatttgccagagttatttctattttcctcattagaatttaaattccactttttcaaggatgcctttttgcctttcactacttcttttactttgttgtttagccacggcggcacttttttttgttctctatgttttttaatttggggtatacattcaagttggtgtttttaaaaagtttccatgcagcttgcagggatttcacttttggcactgtgccttttaatttgtttaactaacttcatttttgtgtagatctttctgaaattaaatgctacagtgttgggctgctgtggtgttttccctgccacagggatgttaaattttattatatCATGGTctctattaccaagcggtccagctatattcaccagCTCCTGTctctacttaggactaaatcaagaattccctctcctcttgtgggttctaggactagctgctccaagaagcagtcatttaaggtgtcaagaaactttctctctgcatcctgtcctgagatgacatgtacccagtcaatatggggataggtgaaatcccccattattattattactgagttttttattttaatggtttctctaatctccctgagcatttcacagtcactatcactatcctggtcaggtggttgctaatatatccctactgctatattcttattattagagcatggaattactatccatagtaCCAAAGAATCTCtatttggttcatttaagatttttacttcatttgattctacgctctCTTTCACAAATAGTGCCACTCCCTGatcagcatgacctgttctgtccttctgatatattttgtactgtggtattactgtgttccattgactatcctcattccaccatgtttctgtgatgcctattatatcaatatcctcatttaaaacaaggcactctagttcacccatcttattatttagacttctaacattggtatataagcactttaaaaacttgtcattttttagctgtctgctattatatgatgtaattgaatgagaaTTTCTCTGATCAGattctacctgtattttatcattttccatcctctcctccttact
The nucleotide sequence above comes from Natator depressus isolate rNatDep1 chromosome 10, rNatDep2.hap1, whole genome shotgun sequence. Encoded proteins:
- the EEF2KMT gene encoding protein-lysine N-methyltransferase EEF2KMT, giving the protein MDPAAEEARHLGLRFQRGFLAGRRLGAFPWAELEKKLKSSSDALLLLDILQKTILHPLCLKYPPSLKYRRCFISELIKKHESVATEPLDELYDVLADILNKEESTNCYKSYLLPTGDSVTLSETVAIISQGTTGLVTWDAALYLAEWAIENSAIFSNRTVLELGSGIGLTGIAICKTCNPKAYVFSDYHHCVLEQLRENIHLNGFVLESETENHTKMQSQSQRAEVMDLQGPKITVAELDWDSVAEEQLSALQADVVIAADVVYDPQIILSLIGVLQQLSISKTAGKPPEIYIAFTVRNPDTYHLFQTELDKVGIGWQVVPTHTKNLFLYDLHSNITLLKLLA